In Mycteria americana isolate JAX WOST 10 ecotype Jacksonville Zoo and Gardens chromosome 23, USCA_MyAme_1.0, whole genome shotgun sequence, a single window of DNA contains:
- the LOC142419994 gene encoding D(1) dopamine receptor-like, whose protein sequence is MDGFYSSAEGHGQDVINDTSNRKSWAEEGNSALSFRVVTAALLFLLILSTFLGNTLVCVAVVKFRHLRSKVTNFFVISLAVSDLFVAVLVMPWKAATEVAGFWPFGAFCDVWVAFDIMCSTASILNLCIISVDRYWAISNPFRYERKMTQRVAFIMIGVAWLLSLLISFIPVQLKWHKDRELLSQQEPGFNVTREEENCDSSLNRTYAISSSLISFYIPVAIMIVTYTRIFRIAQRQIRRISSLERVVEHAHNCPSSDCPHETSLKNSFKKETKVLKTLSIIMGVFVFCWLPFFVLNCVVPFCNLDLPEPGELPCVSKTVFNIFVWFGWANSSLNPIIYAFNADFRRAFATILGCGCLCPSNAVETVNFSNELVSYHHDTTYQKEVVTLSYPQLLPHAALQMESNEVSFDKVSQVSEPSRNTCPADALPAVMHVEREMSVSLEKITPFTSNAFD, encoded by the coding sequence ATGGATGGTTTTTACTCCTCCGCAGAAGGACATGGGCAGGATGTCATCAATGACACCAGCAATAGGAAGAGCTGGGCAGAGGAAGGCAACTCCGCGTTGTCCTTCCGTGTGGTGACAGCTGCCTTacttttccttctcatcctttCCACGTTCCTGGGCAACACCCTGGTCTGTGTGGCTGTGGTCAAGTTCAGACACTTGCGCTCTAAGGTCACCAATTTCTTCGTTATCTCCTTGGCAGTGTCTGACCTCTTTGTGGCTGTACTGGTGATGCCCTGGAAGGCTGCCACCGAGGTGGCAGGGTTCTGGCCCTTTGGGGCTTTCTGTGATGTTTGGGTGGCTTTTGATATCATGTGCTCCACAGCCTCTATCCTCAATTTGTGCATCATCAGCGTGGACCGTTACTGGGCTATTTCCAACCCCTTCCGCTATGAGAGGAAGATGACGCAGCGCGTGGCTTTCATCATGATCGGAGTGGCTTGGCTACTGTCCCTTTTGATTTCCTTCATCCCTGTGCAGCTGAAGTGGCACAAGGATCGTGAGCTCCTTAGCCAACAGGAGCCAGGTTTTAATGTCAccagggaggaggagaactgTGATTCCAGCCTCAACAGGACTTACGCCATCTCATCTTCTCTCATTAGCTTCTACATCCCTGTTGCCATCATGATTGTGACGTACACCCGCATCTTCCGCATTGCCCAGCGGCAGATCCGCAGGATCTCCTCCCTGGAGAGGGTGGTGGAACATGCCCACAACTGCCCCAGCAGCGACTGCCCTCATGAGACCTCCCTGAAGAACTCCTTCAAGAAGGAGACCAAGGTCCTCAAGACCCTCTCCATCATCATGGGCGTCTTTGTCTTCTGCTGGCTGCCCTTCTTCGTGCTCAACTGCGTGGTGCCCTTCTGTAATCTTGACCTACCTGAGCCAGGAGAGCTACCTTGTGTCAGCAAAACTGTCTTCAACATCTTCGTCTGGTTTGGCTGGGCCAACTCTTCCCTCAATCCTATCATCTATGCCTTCAATGCAGACTTCCGGAGAGCTTTTGCAACCATCTTGGGCTGTGGCTGCCTTTGCCCCAGCAATGCAGTGGAGACAGTGAACTTCAGCAACGAGCTGGTCTCCTACCACCATGACACCACGTATCAGAAGGAAGTGGTGACCCTCAGCTACCCCCAGCTTCTCCCCCATGCTGCTCTGCAGATGGAAAGCAATGAGGTGTCCTTTGACAAGGTTTCTCAGGTCTCCGAGCCCTCTCGCAACACCTGCCCTGCGGATGCCTTGCCTGCGGTGATGCACGTGGAGCGTGAAATGTCTGTCTCGCTGGAGAAGATTACACCTTTCACCAGCAATGCGTTCGATTGA
- the R3HCC1 gene encoding R3H and coiled-coil domain-containing protein 1: MDGVFLSPNEDEFVGRITEELEHFMLQGQHHRVLLFPPLSSRLRYLIHRTVDNVDLLSSFSVGEGWRRRTVICHSAVRLPSETSDQKPSSNPPRPQRPPQPWGRGGRGGRLRHGGEVHGDNSRACVGSGRIKRPPRKKPDKALYVPKAMRKKAEWGEQESPAAAGTESGGDMAQEEEICPKASVGDAQEELGESEGSPGGVSLALGKQQEPGEECVSGKSNDDANDECPPCCTDVPSLENSNDFSGQESQDKDCSDSLSPVHDKNPTEAEEQDESCNNTIIPGGSKILCQLQAEDQNSQDAGVVECGKNSSLSESRSSNCCTDPAAAEPSATSLVLGNQDKSCTAARSLESGGNVSPPEEQGKDFVNAGAGEGGKSCSELESQDEECPSVAQVEHNQNPPEAQSEPLAAPEPVHGADPSAPEDQNERWVDAPVQNRSGEVPVAEEEDKERSRLADAVWRELRLSAGDKEESVAVRGQSSLEDDCTAELFAEIVGYLTVKDISIEKISFDYSSYGDAQLSEGDFGHVTEIYDFSPSLKTEHLLEAFSDFHESGFKIQWVDDTHALGIFSSVSTASQALGRRYPSLKIRPLIHATKQSKIKALQRPKLLHLAKERPQTDTAVAKRLVTRALGLKHKQQGVSGSEVLLPESLDQEE; this comes from the exons ATGGATGGCGTTTTCCTCTCGCCCAACGAGGATGAGTTCGTGGGCAGGATCACGGAGGAGCTGGAGCACTTCATGCTGCAGGGGCAGCACCACAG GGTGCTCCTGTTCCCCCCTCTGTCCAGTCGCCTCAGGTACCTGATCCATCGCACCGTGGACAACGTGGATTTGTtgagcagcttttctgtgggagaaggatggaggaggaggacggtCATCTGTCACTCGGCCGTAAG GCTGCCCAGCGAGACTAGCGACCAAAAACCCAGCAGCAACCCACCGAGACCGCAGCGACCTCCGCAGCCGTGGGGCCGGGGAGGCCGAGGCGGCAGGCTGCGGCACGGCGGGGAGGTACATGGTGACAACTCTCGAGCCTGCGTGGGGTCTGGCAGGATAAAAAGGCCGCCCAGGAAGAAGCCAGATAAAGCCCTGTATGTCCCCAAGGCGATGCGCAAGAAAGCAGaatggggggagcaggagagcccgGCAGCGGCTGGCACCGAGTCAGGGGGGGATATGGCACAAGAAGAAGAGATCTGCCCTAAAGCTTCAGTCGGGGACGCCCAGGAGGAACTGGGTGAGTCTGAAGGCAGCCCAGGTGGTGTCTCCTTGGCCCTTGGCAAGCAACAGGAGCCTGGCGAAGAGTGTGTTTCAGGAAAAAGTAATGATGACGCAAACGATGAGTGTCCTCCGTGCTGTACGGATGTCCCGTCGTTAGAGAATAGCAACGATTTCTCTGGGCAGGAAAGTCAGGATAAAGACTGTTCAGATTCCCTTTCTCCTGTACATGATAAAAACCCAActgaagcagaagagcaagaTGAGAGCTGCAACAACACTATTATACCAGGAGGGAGCAAAATCCTGTGCCAGCTGCAAGCTGAAGACCAAAACAGCCAGGATGCCGGCGTAGTGGAGTGTGGCAAAAACTCCTCCCTATCAGAAAGTCGCAGCAGTAACTGCTGTACAGACccggctgcagcagagcccagtGCAACGTCACTGGTGCTGGGAAACCAAGATAAGAGCTGCACTgctgccaggagcctggagagcgGTGGAAACGTGTCACCACCCGAAGAACAGGGCAAGGACTTTGTGAAtgccggtgctggggagggaggcaagaGCTGCTCCGAACTGGAAAGCCAAGATGAAGAGTGCCCCAGCGTTGCCCAGGTGGAGCATAACCAGAACCCCCCAGAAGCCCAGAGTGAGCCTCTGGCCGCACCTGAGCCGGTCCACGGTGCCGACCCATCAGCTCCTGAGGACCAGAACGAGCGCTGGGTGGATGCTCCTGTGCAGAACCGCAGCGGGGAGGTGCCCGTGGCcgaagaggaggacaaggagcGTTCGCGCTTGGCCGATGCAGTGTGGCGTGAGCTGCGTTTGTCCGCAGGCGATAAAGAGGAGAGCGTGGCCGTCCGCGGGCAGAGCAGCCTCGAGGACGACTGTACCGCGGAGCTCTTTGCAGAG ATTGTGGGTTATTTAACCGTGAAGGACATAAGCATTGAGAAGATCAGCTTTGATTACTCCAGCTACGGAGATGCACAGCTCAGCGAGGGGGATTTTGGCCACGTAACTGAAATCTATGACTTCTCCCCGTCGCTGAAAACGGAGCACCTGTTAGAAGCGTTCTCGGATTTCCA TGAGAGTGGTTTCAAAATCCAGTGGGTCGATGATACGCACGCCCTGGGAATCTTCTCCAGCGTGTCTACAG CATCTCAAGCCCTGGGGCGACGTTACCCTTCTTTAAAGATTCGCCCATTGATCCATGCAACAAAGCAGTCGAAGATCAAGGCACTTCAACGACCAA AGCTCCTCCACCTTGCAAAAGAAAGACCCCAGACTGACACTGCAGTGGCGAAGAGGCTGGTGACCCGGGCTTTGGGTTTGAAGCACAAGCAGCAGGGCGTCTCAGGCAGCGAAGTGCTCCTGCCGGAAAGCTTGGACCAGGAGGAATAA